The segment GATGTCGTGCTTCGGGACCTGGTCGAAAACGGCAGCGTCGATCGCCGACGGGCCGACTACCTGCGAGCACTGCCGCTCGAACGCGGCGCAGGGAAAGAGTTGCGGCTGTTCGGAATCACTCCCTGGGTGGTGACCGGTTTCGCGGAAGTTTTCCGGCAGGCGATGGTCGATGTCTGGGACCGCCGCTGGACAGCCCTGCGACCGGCGCTCGGCTGGTCGCTCGTCGGCACCGCCGCTCTCCTGGCGACCTTCGCCTGGGTGGGGCACAGCGCGTGGAGCGGCGACACATCCGTGGCCACGCTGGTGATCGCGATGCAAGGCATCGTGCAGATGGCCGGCCTTGGACCGATCGGTGACTACAGCGTGCAAGCGATGCGAGCGCGTTTCTACGAGAACGAGATTCGCGAGTTACGCTCGGCATACGGTTTCGGGCCGACGCTGGCCGAGCCGCACGCTGCGGGGCCCGGGACGAGACCGATGGCTCCGGCGATGCAGGCGCTTCCCGTCGACGTCACGGATGTGACGTTCACGTATCCCGCTCGCGATGAGCCGGTTTTCAAAGGACTCGACCTGCACATTCCCGCAGGGCAGTCCGTGGCAGTCGTCGGCGTCAACGGGGTCGGCAAGTCAACGCTGATCAAACTGCTGTGCGGGCTGTATGCCGCAGACGTCGGCAGCATTCGGATCGGCGGCGGAGATCCGGCAGTCGACGACGCGGTGCGGCGCAAGGTGGCCACGATCTTCCAGGATTTCGTGCGCTATCACCTGTCGCTGCGGGAGAACGTCGCGTTGCCGCTGCTCACCTCCGGACAGCCTGACGAAGGTGACGACATCGCCCGTCAGGCTCTCCACGATGCAGCCGGCGACGACGTGCTCGCCAGGGTCGACGGTGACTGGGACACAGTGCTCGAACCCGGATATGCCGGCGGCACAGACCTTTCCGGTGGCCAGTGGCAACGAGTTGCCATCGCACGAGCCCTTGCTGCGGTGGCGACGGGCGCCGGAATTCTGGTGCTGGACGAACCCACCGCCGCCCTTGACGTGCGCGCCGAGGCGGAGATCTTGAGTCGGTTCCTGGAAGTGACCCGAGGGGTTACCACGATCCTCGTCAGTCACCGGCTCTCGAGCGTGCGCCATGCCGACAGGATCGTTGTGCTCGGCCCGAACGGCGTGGTGCAGGACGGCTCGCACGACCAGTTGCTCACAGAGGGAGGCGTGTACGCAGACATGTTCCGCCTGCAGGCGTCCCGGTTCGAGAAGGCAGCAGTCGGCATCGTCGCCGAGGAGGATCAGCAATGAGATACAACGCTCAGTCGATCGGCCTGATCCTGCGGACATCGTGGCGGATTCAACGCAGCGCCACGATCGTTGCGTTCTTCGAGACCTTTGGGCGTGCGCTGGAATACCTGATGCCGTTGTTCGTCGGATTCGCCGTCACCGGTGTGGTGAATCACCAGGCGGCCTATCTGGTCGGTGGACTGTGCGGAGTCGGCGCCTCTCAGGGGCTGGCACCCTTGCTCTCCATCGTGGGGGTGCAGTCGCGGATCGGCCTCAACGAACGCGTCGGCCAGTTCTTCGATGCACAGATCGGCCGGTTGAGCGGGTCCACAGCAACCTTGAACCACCTGCACGATCCGCAGTATCAGGACCAGATGCACACACTGCGTGAGCGGATGGGCGCCCTCGGCATGGCCTACAACTCTCTGGTCAATGCGGCCAACCAGCTTGTGACACCGATCATCACGATCGTGGTCGCCGCGTCCGTCGACTGGCGGCTGTTGCTGCTGCTGGTGGTGGCGGTCCCGGCGACCTTCACTGCGCGCGCGAACATCGCCTGGGAGAAGCAGGCCGAGGACGACTCGGCGGAGGCAGGACGTCGAAGCAAGCATCTCGGTGATCTCACGCTGGAGCCGGTCCCCGCGTCCGAACTGCGTGTCTTCGGCGCTCGCCGATTGGTGCGGAACCTGCTTGGAATCCACTCACTCGAGTGGCGAAAGCCGTTCACCCGTGCTGAGATTCGCGGATCGTTCATGGCCACCGTGGTAACCGTGGTGTATGTCGGGGCATCGATCGGGATTCTGGCGTGGCTGCTGCATGACGCGCTTGCCGGCCGGTTGTCGGCCGGTCGCTTTGCCACCGCCGTGTTGGTCGTCGGTCAGTTGCGTGACGCGGTGAGTTCGCTGCAGAGCAGCACGCAGAATCTGGCCCAGATGCTGCGCACAGCGGGGAGGTACCGCTGGCTGGTCGACTATGCCGAGGGTGTTGCGGCGGACCATGCAGGCGAGGGCGCGCCGCCCGCCACGTTGCGCCACGGCATCCGGTTGGAGGGTGTGACCTTCCGCTACCCCGGATCCGAGCAGGACGCGCTACGTGGCCTTGATCTCGATCTTCCGGCCGGGGCCGTGGTCGCGGTCGTCGGCGAGAACGGTGCCGGAAAGTCGACGCTCATCGGGCTGTTGACCGGGATGTTCGACATCGCGGACGGACGAGTGTTGGTGGACGGCGTCGATCTGAGGGCGATGTCGCTGGCCGCGTGGCGTGAGCGCTGCGCGGGGGCCTTTCAGGACCACCTCCGGCTCGAACTGACGGCTGGGGAAGCGATCGGCGTGGGCGATCTGCGCGAGGGCCGCATACCGGGCAGTCCGGCTCTGGAAGGTGCTCTGGCAGACGCCGCCGCCGGTGACGTGATGAGAGCCCTCCCAACGGGATTCGCCACGCAGCTCGGACCGTCCTGGCCAGGGGGTGTCGACTTGTCCGGTGGCCAGTGGCAGCGTCTCGCCATCGCGCGGGCCATGTTGCGCGCCTCACCGCTGCTGCTCGTGCTCGACGAACCGACATCGGCCCTTGATCCCGCGACGGAACATGCGTTGTTCGACCGGTATGCCGCGGCCGCGAAGACCACGGCGCGAGCGGGCGGTGTGACGATCATCGTGACCCATCGGTTCTCCACGGTCGCCTCAGCCGATCTGGTGGTGGTTCTCGCCGACGGCCGCGTTGCGGAGCAGGGCACCCACGCCGAGTTGATGGCGGCGGGCGGCGCTTATGCGCAGCTCTACGGACTGCAGGCAGCCGGATATCGCTGACGCCATTGTCAACGAACGATGCGGCACTGGGTCCGAAGAAGCCCTCGGGCGTGTGCTTTCGGGCATTCGGCTGCTGCTGATGCACCTGTGAGCGGTCGGTGATGTGGTTGGGTTCGAGGCATGGCTGATCGCACGCGTTCTGCTGCCCGGACCCTGCAGTTGGCGGAGGAGATGGCGGATGACCTCAGCGCCATACGTAGGCGGTTGCACCGGCGCCCGGAGATCGGGTTGCGGTTGCCGGTGACCCAGCAACTGATCGTCGACGAACTCGCCGGCACGTATGACGAGTTGCACCTCGGGGCAGCGCTGGATTCGGTTGTTGCAGTGATCCGCGGCGGTGCCCCGGGCGCTTCGGATGGACCGGTGGTGCTGCTGCGCGG is part of the Rudaeicoccus suwonensis genome and harbors:
- a CDS encoding ABC transporter ATP-binding protein, with amino-acid sequence MRYNAQSIGLILRTSWRIQRSATIVAFFETFGRALEYLMPLFVGFAVTGVVNHQAAYLVGGLCGVGASQGLAPLLSIVGVQSRIGLNERVGQFFDAQIGRLSGSTATLNHLHDPQYQDQMHTLRERMGALGMAYNSLVNAANQLVTPIITIVVAASVDWRLLLLLVVAVPATFTARANIAWEKQAEDDSAEAGRRSKHLGDLTLEPVPASELRVFGARRLVRNLLGIHSLEWRKPFTRAEIRGSFMATVVTVVYVGASIGILAWLLHDALAGRLSAGRFATAVLVVGQLRDAVSSLQSSTQNLAQMLRTAGRYRWLVDYAEGVAADHAGEGAPPATLRHGIRLEGVTFRYPGSEQDALRGLDLDLPAGAVVAVVGENGAGKSTLIGLLTGMFDIADGRVLVDGVDLRAMSLAAWRERCAGAFQDHLRLELTAGEAIGVGDLREGRIPGSPALEGALADAAAGDVMRALPTGFATQLGPSWPGGVDLSGGQWQRLAIARAMLRASPLLLVLDEPTSALDPATEHALFDRYAAAAKTTARAGGVTIIVTHRFSTVASADLVVVLADGRVAEQGTHAELMAAGGAYAQLYGLQAAGYR
- a CDS encoding ATP-binding cassette domain-containing protein, which codes for MIWFDRELHFARMTWHASPPLTAVCAALVAVRGFSVWLAVYASGHLVQSIAQRDHDAWHWLVLVAVGVCTEPLASAWQDSAVAGLQARFTRQQVLLLSEAALAPHGIEHLENPESRARFNEIEQYLRNYFGLNAMQGCWAVAGFSAIGIGGMVAVGHWSWWGAVVAFTGYRVMRISWRAYLDVVLRDLVENGSVDRRRADYLRALPLERGAGKELRLFGITPWVVTGFAEVFRQAMVDVWDRRWTALRPALGWSLVGTAALLATFAWVGHSAWSGDTSVATLVIAMQGIVQMAGLGPIGDYSVQAMRARFYENEIRELRSAYGFGPTLAEPHAAGPGTRPMAPAMQALPVDVTDVTFTYPARDEPVFKGLDLHIPAGQSVAVVGVNGVGKSTLIKLLCGLYAADVGSIRIGGGDPAVDDAVRRKVATIFQDFVRYHLSLRENVALPLLTSGQPDEGDDIARQALHDAAGDDVLARVDGDWDTVLEPGYAGGTDLSGGQWQRVAIARALAAVATGAGILVLDEPTAALDVRAEAEILSRFLEVTRGVTTILVSHRLSSVRHADRIVVLGPNGVVQDGSHDQLLTEGGVYADMFRLQASRFEKAAVGIVAEEDQQ